A section of the Salvelinus sp. IW2-2015 linkage group LG7, ASM291031v2, whole genome shotgun sequence genome encodes:
- the LOC111966391 gene encoding epithelial membrane protein 3 produces MAYLLMFVTLLHLITLAMLFIATMEKSWWVWDGMENSDLWYNCRFDNDTGTWLCASSKETEWLQSVQVLMVLSVIFSSVSFLVFLGQLFTMSKGGLFYFTGLCQVFAGLTAFAAALIYTLHNQEILQDSRKLTEGHFGYCFILAWVCVPLLLISGVMYIHLRKKE; encoded by the exons ATGGCGTACTTGCTGATGTTTGTGACCCTGCTGCATCTCATCACCTTGGCCATGCTCTTCATTGCCACCATGGAGAAG tCCTGGTGGGTATGGGATGGGATGGAGAACTCAGATCTATGGTATAACTGTAGATTTGACAATGACACTGGAACCTGGTTGTGTGCCTCCTCCAAGGAGACTG AGTGGCTCCAATCAGTCCAGGTGTTGATGGTGCTGTCTGTGATCTTCTCTTCGGTTTCCTTTCTGGTTTTCCTTGGGCAGCTCTTCACAATGTCCAAAGGGGGGCTATTCTACTTCACCGGGTTATGTCAAGTCTTTGCAG GTCTCACTGCATTTGCGGCTGCTCTCATCTACACGTTGCACAACCAAGAGATCCTCCAGGACTCACGAAAGCTGACCGAGGGACATTTTGGCTACTGTTTCATACTGGCCTGGGTGTGTGTGCCGCTGCTACTCATCAGTGGAGTCATGTACATCCACCTACGTAAGAAAGAGTGA